The Kwoniella mangroviensis CBS 8507 chromosome 1 map unlocalized Ctg02, whole genome shotgun sequence genome window below encodes:
- a CDS encoding T-complex protein 1, theta subunit, whose translation MSLKVPKAGGPDLFKAGYKQMSGLEEAVLRNIAAVGELSEIVRTSFGPNGRNKLIINHLGRLFVTSDAATIIREIEVAHPAAKLLVMASTAQEAEMGDATNLVLILAGELLKRSEHLLTMGLHPSDVVQGYEMALAKGREELETLICSTIPASPLPTAEQLSKAVATSLASKQPGCEDFLAQLVAEASLAVMPKNPKDFNVDSVRVVKVLGGGLEASRVVRGMVFGREPEGVVKNATKAKVAVYTCGLDISQTETKGTVLLKKADDLLNFSRGEEKQLEGYFKEIADSGVKLIIAGSGIGDLALHYLNRLNIGVIKVLSKFDLRRLCRVVGATPLARLGAPTAEEAGMVDVFETVEIGGDRVTVLRQEEGEKTRTATIVLRGATANYLDDLERSLDDGINTVRILLRDGRQVPGAGSSEIEVARRVSEFGGKTSGLAQHSIKRWAESLEVVPRTLAENAGLNAEDVVSLLYKSHAEGQPEAGVDIDSENSSNGNGIITSSKEKGILDPFAAKDWAIKLATDAAISVLRVDSIIVAKQAGLAPPKQQGHWDDD comes from the exons ATGTCGTTGAAAGTACCAAAAGCTGGAGGCCCAGACCTTTTCAAGGCTGGATATAAG CAAATGTCCGGTCTTGAAGAAGCGGTATTAAGGAATATTGCAGCTGTGGGAGAATTGAGTGAAATTGTCAGAACTTCTTTCGGTCCTAATG GTCGTAACAAGcttatcatcaatcatcttggaAGACTATTCGTAACTTCTGATGCAGCCACTATCATCCGGGAGATCGAAGTTGCTCACCCTGCTGCCAAGTTGCTGGTCATGGCTAGTACAGCTCAAGAAGCCGAG ATGGGTGACGCTACCAATCTCGTATTGATCCTTGCCGGAGAATTGCTGAAGAGATCAGAACATCTTTTGACTATGGGTTTACATCCTTCAGATGTGGTTCAGGGGTATGAGATGGCTTTGGCTAAAGGTCGAGAAGAACTGGAGA CCCTCATATGCTCAACGATCCCTGCATCTCCTTTACCTACCGCCGAGCAGCTCTCCAAAGCTGTCGCCACCTCCCTCGCCTCGAAACAACCAGGTTGTGAAGATTTCCTCGCTCAATTGGTAGCTGAGGCCTCTCTGGCGGTCATGCCTAAGAACCCCAAGGACTTCAACGTCGATTCCGTCAGAGTTGTGAAAGTCTTGGGTGGAGGGCTGGAAGCTAGTAGAGTAGTCAGAGGTATGGTGTTTGGTAGAGAACctgaag GTGTCGTGAAGAATGCTACCAAAGCTAAAGTTGCTGTTTATACTTGTGGATTGGATATTTCGCAGACTGAAACCAAGGGAACTGTGTTGCTTAAAAAGGCAGATGATTTGTTGAACTTCTCGAGGGGAGAGGAGAAGCAGCTTGAGGGT TACTTCAAAGAAATCGCCGACTCAGGTGTGAAACTCATCATTGCCGGTTCGGGTATTGGTGATCTCGCTTTACACTACCTCAACAGGTTGAACATCGGTGTCATCAAGGTTTTATCCAAATTCGATCTTCGAAGATTATGTCGAGTGGTTGGTGCTACACCGTTAGCTAGGTTAGGTGCACCTACAGCCGAAGAAGCAGGTATGGTGGATGTCTTTGAGACTGTCGAGATCGGAGGAGATCGAGTGACTGTACTGCGtcaagaggaaggtgaaaagacCAGAACCGCTACTATCGTCCTTCGAGGAGCTACAGCCAACTATCTCGATGATTTAGAAAGATCCTTGGATGATGGTATAAACACCGTTAGGATCTTGTTGAGAGATGGTAGACAGGTACCTGGAGCTGGATCAAGTGAAATCGAAGTTGCTCGACGAGTATCCGAGTTTGGTGGAAAGACATCTGGATTAGCTCAACATTCCATAAAGAGATGGGCGGAATCACTCGAAGTTGTCCCTCGGACTCTCGCTGAGAACGCTGGTCTAAATGCCGAAGATGTCGTTTCGCTCCTGTACAAGTCGCATGCGGAAGGTCAACCTGAAGCTGGTGTAGATATCGATTCTGAAAATTCATCAAATGGCAATGGAATTATCACCTCGtcgaaagagaagggaattTTGGATCCATTCGCTGCTAAAGATTGGGCTATCAAGCTGGCTACGGACGCTGCTATCTCGGTACTTAGGGTGGATAGTATCATTGTGGCGAAACAGGCTGGTTTGGCTCCTCCTAAACAACAAGGTcattgggatgatgattag